A DNA window from Streptomyces sp. 71268 contains the following coding sequences:
- a CDS encoding sigma factor-like helix-turn-helix DNA-binding protein → MGKRRAARDERRAREFAAFVAGAGGRLLRVATLLTAEPPHRCPVAERLLTAALAGTYARWDQLRGEDPYERTRQELAARFAHTAWWHRRPGPPGHSPLAALTPRERLVLVLRLHEGVAEEVTAATLGLPPDRVRAVCARAVAALRAPDHDRDHDRDRDPDRDRPRDQRAGAAPGGRAAGGRGP, encoded by the coding sequence GTGGGGAAACGGCGAGCAGCCAGGGACGAGCGCCGGGCCCGGGAGTTCGCGGCGTTCGTCGCGGGCGCGGGCGGCAGACTGCTGCGTGTCGCGACCCTGCTCACCGCCGAGCCCCCGCACCGGTGCCCCGTGGCCGAGCGGCTGCTCACGGCCGCGCTGGCGGGCACGTACGCGCGCTGGGACCAGTTGCGCGGCGAGGACCCGTACGAGCGCACCCGCCAGGAACTCGCCGCCCGCTTCGCGCACACGGCCTGGTGGCACCGCCGTCCGGGTCCACCCGGGCACAGCCCGCTGGCGGCGCTCACGCCACGGGAACGGTTGGTGCTGGTGTTGCGCCTGCATGAGGGGGTGGCCGAGGAGGTGACCGCGGCCACGCTGGGCCTGCCGCCCGACCGGGTGCGCGCCGTGTGCGCCCGGGCCGTCGCGGCCCTACGCGCCCCGGACCACGACCGGGACCACGACCGGGACCGTGACCCGGACCGCGACCGCCCCCGCGACCAGCGCGCCGGCGCCGCCCCCGGCGGTCGCGCGGCCGGGGGGCGGGGGCCGTGA
- a CDS encoding cystathionine gamma-synthase, which translates to MTDQDPQPHVSQSFETLAIHAGQAADPATGAVVPPIYQVSTYKQDGVGGLRGGYEYSRSANPTRTALEENLAALEGGSRGLAFASGLAAEDTLLRALLVPGDHIVIPNDAYGGTFRLISKVIERWGVQWSVADTSDPEAVRAEIRPNTKLIWVETPTNPLLGITDIAVIADIARTAGVRLVVDNTFASPYLQQPLALGADVVVHSTTKYMGGHSDVVGGALITADAALGEELAYHQNAMGAVAGPFDAWLVMRGTKTLAVRMDRHSANAERIAELLTSHPKVAQVYYPGLPEHPGHEIAAKQMRSFGGMVSFRAAGGEQAAIDICNRAELFTLGESLGGVESLIEHPGRMTHASAAGSALEVPSDLIRLSVGIESADDLIADLNQALG; encoded by the coding sequence ATGACTGACCAGGACCCTCAGCCGCACGTTTCCCAGAGCTTCGAGACGCTCGCCATCCACGCGGGGCAGGCCGCGGACCCGGCCACCGGCGCCGTCGTCCCGCCCATCTACCAGGTCTCCACCTACAAGCAGGACGGGGTGGGCGGGCTGCGAGGTGGATACGAGTACAGCCGATCCGCCAACCCGACCCGCACCGCGCTGGAGGAGAACCTGGCCGCGCTGGAGGGCGGCAGCCGGGGCCTCGCCTTCGCCTCCGGGCTCGCCGCCGAGGACACGCTGCTGCGCGCCCTGCTCGTGCCCGGCGACCACATCGTCATCCCGAACGACGCCTATGGCGGCACGTTCCGGCTGATCTCCAAGGTCATCGAGCGCTGGGGCGTGCAGTGGTCGGTCGCCGACACCTCCGACCCGGAGGCGGTACGCGCCGAGATCCGCCCGAACACCAAGCTGATCTGGGTCGAGACGCCCACCAACCCGCTGCTCGGCATCACCGACATCGCCGTCATCGCGGACATCGCCCGTACCGCCGGCGTCCGGCTGGTCGTGGACAACACCTTCGCCAGCCCGTACCTCCAGCAGCCGCTGGCCCTCGGCGCCGACGTCGTGGTGCACTCGACCACCAAGTACATGGGCGGCCACTCCGACGTCGTGGGCGGCGCGCTCATCACCGCCGACGCCGCGCTGGGCGAGGAGCTGGCCTACCACCAGAACGCGATGGGCGCGGTCGCCGGCCCGTTCGACGCCTGGCTGGTCATGCGGGGCACCAAGACGCTGGCCGTGCGCATGGACCGGCACAGCGCGAACGCGGAGCGGATCGCCGAACTCCTCACCTCGCACCCGAAGGTCGCCCAGGTCTACTACCCGGGTCTGCCCGAGCACCCGGGGCACGAGATCGCCGCCAAGCAGATGCGTTCCTTCGGCGGCATGGTCTCCTTCCGCGCGGCGGGCGGCGAGCAGGCCGCGATCGACATCTGCAACCGGGCGGAACTGTTCACCCTCGGCGAGTCGCTCGGCGGCGTCGAGTCGCTCATCGAGCACCCGGGCCGGATGACGCACGCGTCGGCGGCCGGCTCCGCCCTTGAGGTGCCGTCCGACCTGATCCGCCTCTCGGTCGGCATCGAGTCCGCCGACGACCTGATCGCGGACCTGAACCAGGCGCTGGGCTAA
- a CDS encoding MarR family transcriptional regulator, protein MTTATTARGTTPGPAPEETGVLDSLQHQVAVFARRAEQTRLGGVGQARNSMDRAAYLLLNRLDQEGEMGVKKLALSMGIDSSTVTRQVAPLVDTGMVKRTSHPEDGRAVVLQLSPRGKARLEEVRSSRRELMAIATEDWTADERDQFCTLLTRFNAALSVIHGAPQLATPS, encoded by the coding sequence ATGACGACTGCGACTACGGCCCGGGGGACGACCCCCGGGCCGGCGCCGGAGGAGACCGGCGTCCTCGACTCTCTCCAACACCAGGTGGCGGTCTTCGCCCGACGCGCGGAACAGACCCGCCTCGGCGGCGTCGGACAGGCCCGCAACTCGATGGACCGCGCCGCCTACCTCCTACTCAACCGGCTTGACCAGGAAGGAGAGATGGGCGTCAAGAAGCTCGCGCTGAGCATGGGCATCGACTCGTCCACCGTCACCCGACAAGTCGCGCCCCTCGTGGACACCGGCATGGTCAAGCGCACCTCGCACCCCGAGGACGGCCGCGCCGTCGTCCTGCAGCTCTCCCCGCGCGGCAAGGCCCGCCTGGAGGAGGTGCGCTCGTCCCGCCGGGAACTGATGGCCATCGCCACCGAGGACTGGACGGCTGACGAACGCGACCAGTTCTGCACGTTGTTGACCCGTTTCAACGCCGCGCTCTCGGTGATCCACGGCGCACCGCAGTTGGCAACACCCTCCTGA
- the msrA gene encoding peptide-methionine (S)-S-oxide reductase MsrA, translated as MLFSRFKNQLPSADETLKGRPERPYDVPERHTVLGNPLLGPYPEGLVVADFGLGCFWGAERKFWQTPGVWTTVAGYQGGQTVNPTYEEVCSGLTGHTEVVRVVFDPAKTSYEALLKVFWEGHDPTQGFRQGNDVGTQYRSAIYAHSDEQVSAALESRDAYQAVLTDSGYGDITTEILIAGPFYPAEDYHQQYLDKNPTGYCGIGGTGVSCPVGVARMAENG; from the coding sequence ATGCTGTTCAGTCGTTTCAAGAACCAGCTCCCGTCCGCCGACGAGACGCTCAAGGGCCGTCCCGAGCGGCCGTACGACGTCCCGGAGCGGCACACGGTGCTGGGCAACCCGCTGCTCGGCCCGTACCCGGAGGGCCTGGTCGTCGCCGACTTCGGCCTCGGCTGCTTCTGGGGCGCCGAGCGCAAGTTCTGGCAGACCCCGGGCGTGTGGACGACCGTCGCCGGCTATCAGGGCGGCCAGACGGTCAACCCCACCTACGAGGAGGTGTGCAGCGGCCTGACCGGGCACACCGAGGTCGTGCGCGTGGTCTTCGACCCCGCCAAGACCTCGTACGAGGCGCTGCTGAAGGTCTTCTGGGAGGGCCACGACCCGACCCAGGGCTTCCGCCAGGGCAACGACGTGGGCACGCAGTACCGCTCGGCGATCTACGCGCACTCCGACGAGCAGGTCTCGGCGGCGCTGGAGTCCCGCGACGCGTACCAGGCGGTGCTCACCGACTCCGGGTACGGCGACATCACCACCGAGATCCTGATCGCCGGCCCGTTCTACCCGGCGGAGGACTACCACCAGCAGTACCTGGACAAGAACCCCACCGGTTACTGCGGCATCGGCGGCACGGGGGTCTCCTGCCCCGTCGGCGTGGCCCGGATGGCGGAGAACGGCTAG